One Excalfactoria chinensis isolate bCotChi1 chromosome 19, bCotChi1.hap2, whole genome shotgun sequence genomic window carries:
- the NCBP3 gene encoding nuclear cap-binding protein subunit 3 isoform X2, with protein sequence MAAVRGLRISVKAEATATMAEPRGPEPEPMEVEEGELETIPVRRSLRELIPDTSRRYENKAGSFITGIDVTSKEAIEKKEQRAKRFHFRAEVNLAQRNVALDRDMMKKAIPKVRLDTIYICGVDEMSTQDIFAYFKEYPPAHIEWLDDTSCNVVWLDEVTATRALINMSSFPDQEKPKGRENSEEKTAEKTKKEKQEESTDDETEEGEVEDENPSDIELDALTQVEEDSLLRNDLRPANKLAKGNKLFMRFATKDDKKELGAARRSQYYMKYGNPNYGGMKGILSNSWKRRYHSRRIHRDVIKKRTLIGDDVGLTPPYKHRHSGLVNVPEEPIEEEEEEEEVQDMDEDDRVVVEYRDDLQSFKQSRDRGTTRRSSASASDSDEMDYDLELKMISTPSPKKSMKMTMYADEVESQLKNIRNSMRADSIATSNVKNRIGSKGLSDKVVDVRLLLEEKRQNNNGLRQPNSIVKSDVRQRLGKRPHSPEVKPPSSISAPRREPISDVHSRLGIPKQDVKGLYSDTREKKSGNLWTRLGSAPKTQEKTSDKPENSVAPPEEDDSELQRVWGALIKEKEESRQKKSRLDNLPSLQIEISRESSSGSDTES encoded by the exons ATGGCGGCCGTGCGGGGCCTGCGGATTTCGGTGAAGGCTGAGGCAACGGCGACAATGGCAGAACCCCGCGGCCCGGAGCCTGAGCCTATGGAGGTGGAAGAAGGCGAGCTGGAGACCATCCCCGTGAGACGCTCGCTCCGAGAGCTCATCCCG gacACTAGTAGgagatatgaaaacaaagctggaaGTTTCATTACTGGAATAGATGTAACATCCAAG GAAGCGAttgagaaaaaggaacaaagagcAAAGCGCTTCCATTTTCGAGCTGAAGTGAATCTTGCCCAAAGGAACGTAGCTCTGGATCGGGACATGATGAAGAAAG CAATTCCTAAAGTGAGACTGGACACAATCTACATTTGTGGGGTGGATGAAATGAGTACTCAGGACATCTTTGCCTATTTCAAAGAGTATCCTCCTGCTCACATTGAGTGGTTAGATGATACGTCAT GCAATGTGGTCTGGCTTGATGAAGTAACAGCAACACGGGCTCTAATAAACATGAGTTCCTTTCCTGATCAAGAGAAAccaaaaggcagagaaaacagtgaagagaagacagcagaaaaaacCAAGAAAG aaaaacaggaggaaagtACTGATGATGAGACAGAAGAAGGCGAGGTTGAGGATGAAAATCCGAGTGACATTGAG TTGGATGCCCTCACCCAGGTAGAAGAGGATTCTCTCCTGCGTAATGATCTTCGCCCTGCCAATAAACTGGCTAAAGGAAACAAGCTATTCATGAGATTTGCTACTAAAG ATGACAAAAAAGAACTGGGAGCTGCAAGGAGAAGCCAGTATTACATGAAGTATGGCAATCCCAATTATGGAGGCATGAAGGGGATTCTTAGTAACTCTTG GAAACGGAGATACCATTCACGTCGAATCCATCGGGATGTGATAAAGAAAAGGACGCTTATTGGGGATGATGTTGGCCTGACTCCTCCTTACAAACATCGGCATTCTG gCTTGGTGAATGTTCCTGAGGAGCCtattgaggaggaagaagaggaggaagaagttcAGGATATGGATGAAGATGACAGAGTGGTTGTAGAGTACCGTGATGATTTACAATCTTTCAAGCAGTCCCGAGACCGTGGTACAACGAGACGATCGAGTGCAAGTGCATCTGATTCTGATGAAATGGACTATGATCTTGAACTGAAAATGATCTCGACCCCCTCTCCCAAAAAGAGCATGAAAATGACAATGTATGCAGATGAAGTGGAAtcacaactgaaaaatattag GAATTCCATGCGAGCAGATAGCATAGCCACCAGcaatgtgaaaaacaggattGGCAGCAAAGGATTATCGGACAAAGTTGTGGATGTAAGACTACTGCTAGAAGAAAAACGTCAGAATAACAACGGGCTGCGCCAGCCAAACAGCATTGTGAAGTCAG ATGTGCGGCAAAGACTGGGAAAAAGACCTCATTCCCCAGAAGTTAAACCTCCAAGCAGTATCTCTGCTCCTCGTCGAGAACCAATATCAGATGTGCACAGCCGGTTGGGAATCCCCAAGCAGGATGTAAAAGGCCTCTACTCTGATACCAGAGAGAAGAAATCAG GTAATTTATGGACCCGATTAGGGTCTGCTCCGAAGACACAAGAAAAGACTTCAGATAAACCTGAGAACTCCGTGGCACCTCCAGAGGAAGATGATTCAGAGCTCCAGCGGGTTTGGGGTGCTCTcattaaggaaaaagaggagTCTCGGCAAAAAAAGAGTCGACTGGATAATTTACCTTCTCTACAGATTGAAATCAGCCGAGAAAGCAGTTCTGGATCAGATACTGAATCATGA
- the CRK gene encoding adapter molecule crk isoform X4, which translates to MAGQFDSEDRGSWYWGRLSRADAVSLLQGQRHGTFLVRDSTTIPGDFVLSVSESSRVSHYIVNSLGPAGGRRAGGEGPGAPGLNPTRFRIGDQEFDSLPSLLEFYKIHYLDTTTLIEPVSRSRQNSGVILRQEEVEYVRALFDFNGNDDEDLPFKKGDILKIRDKPEEQWWNAEDSEGKRGMIPVPYVEKCRPSSASVSTLTGGR; encoded by the exons ATGGCCGGGCAGTTCGACTCCGAAGACCGGGGGAGCTGGTACTGGGGGCGGCTGAGCCGGGCCGATGCGGTGTCGCTGCTGCAGGGGCAGCGCCACGGGACCTTCCTGGTGCGCGACTCGACCACCATCCCCGGAGACTTCGTACTCTCGGTGTCGGAGAGCTCCCGCGTCTCGCACTACATCGTCAACAGCCTGGGGCCGGCGGGAGGCCGAAGGGCCGGCGGCGAGGGCCCCGGGGCCCCGG gGTTGAATCCCACCAGATTTCGAATAGGTGACCAGGAGTTTGATTCTTTGCCATCTTTACTGGAATTCTACAAAATACACTATTTGGACACTACAACCTTGATAGAACCAGTTTCCCGATCCAGGCAGAATAGTGGCGTTATCCTCAGGCAGGAGGAAGTTGAGTATGTGCGTGCTCTCTTTGACTTTAATGGAAATGATGACGAAGATCTTCCATTTAAGAAAGGAGACATACTGAAAATCCGGGATAAACCTGAAGAGCAATGGTGGAATGCAGAAGACAGCGAAGGAAAGAGGGGAATGATACCTGTTCCTTACGTCGAGAAGTGTAGACCTTCCTCTGCTTCAGTATCTACTCTGACTGGAG
- the NCBP3 gene encoding nuclear cap-binding protein subunit 3 isoform X1, with protein sequence MAAVRGLRISVKAEATATMAEPRGPEPEPMEVEEGELETIPVRRSLRELIPVRDGQGERRRDRHLRGGRDTSRRYENKAGSFITGIDVTSKEAIEKKEQRAKRFHFRAEVNLAQRNVALDRDMMKKAIPKVRLDTIYICGVDEMSTQDIFAYFKEYPPAHIEWLDDTSCNVVWLDEVTATRALINMSSFPDQEKPKGRENSEEKTAEKTKKEKQEESTDDETEEGEVEDENPSDIELDALTQVEEDSLLRNDLRPANKLAKGNKLFMRFATKDDKKELGAARRSQYYMKYGNPNYGGMKGILSNSWKRRYHSRRIHRDVIKKRTLIGDDVGLTPPYKHRHSGLVNVPEEPIEEEEEEEEVQDMDEDDRVVVEYRDDLQSFKQSRDRGTTRRSSASASDSDEMDYDLELKMISTPSPKKSMKMTMYADEVESQLKNIRNSMRADSIATSNVKNRIGSKGLSDKVVDVRLLLEEKRQNNNGLRQPNSIVKSDVRQRLGKRPHSPEVKPPSSISAPRREPISDVHSRLGIPKQDVKGLYSDTREKKSGNLWTRLGSAPKTQEKTSDKPENSVAPPEEDDSELQRVWGALIKEKEESRQKKSRLDNLPSLQIEISRESSSGSDTES encoded by the exons ATGGCGGCCGTGCGGGGCCTGCGGATTTCGGTGAAGGCTGAGGCAACGGCGACAATGGCAGAACCCCGCGGCCCGGAGCCTGAGCCTATGGAGGTGGAAGAAGGCGAGCTGGAGACCATCCCCGTGAGACGCTCGCTCCGAGAGCTCATCCCGGTGAGGGACGGGCAGGGGGAGCGAAGGAGGGACCGGCACCTGAGGGGGGGCAGG gacACTAGTAGgagatatgaaaacaaagctggaaGTTTCATTACTGGAATAGATGTAACATCCAAG GAAGCGAttgagaaaaaggaacaaagagcAAAGCGCTTCCATTTTCGAGCTGAAGTGAATCTTGCCCAAAGGAACGTAGCTCTGGATCGGGACATGATGAAGAAAG CAATTCCTAAAGTGAGACTGGACACAATCTACATTTGTGGGGTGGATGAAATGAGTACTCAGGACATCTTTGCCTATTTCAAAGAGTATCCTCCTGCTCACATTGAGTGGTTAGATGATACGTCAT GCAATGTGGTCTGGCTTGATGAAGTAACAGCAACACGGGCTCTAATAAACATGAGTTCCTTTCCTGATCAAGAGAAAccaaaaggcagagaaaacagtgaagagaagacagcagaaaaaacCAAGAAAG aaaaacaggaggaaagtACTGATGATGAGACAGAAGAAGGCGAGGTTGAGGATGAAAATCCGAGTGACATTGAG TTGGATGCCCTCACCCAGGTAGAAGAGGATTCTCTCCTGCGTAATGATCTTCGCCCTGCCAATAAACTGGCTAAAGGAAACAAGCTATTCATGAGATTTGCTACTAAAG ATGACAAAAAAGAACTGGGAGCTGCAAGGAGAAGCCAGTATTACATGAAGTATGGCAATCCCAATTATGGAGGCATGAAGGGGATTCTTAGTAACTCTTG GAAACGGAGATACCATTCACGTCGAATCCATCGGGATGTGATAAAGAAAAGGACGCTTATTGGGGATGATGTTGGCCTGACTCCTCCTTACAAACATCGGCATTCTG gCTTGGTGAATGTTCCTGAGGAGCCtattgaggaggaagaagaggaggaagaagttcAGGATATGGATGAAGATGACAGAGTGGTTGTAGAGTACCGTGATGATTTACAATCTTTCAAGCAGTCCCGAGACCGTGGTACAACGAGACGATCGAGTGCAAGTGCATCTGATTCTGATGAAATGGACTATGATCTTGAACTGAAAATGATCTCGACCCCCTCTCCCAAAAAGAGCATGAAAATGACAATGTATGCAGATGAAGTGGAAtcacaactgaaaaatattag GAATTCCATGCGAGCAGATAGCATAGCCACCAGcaatgtgaaaaacaggattGGCAGCAAAGGATTATCGGACAAAGTTGTGGATGTAAGACTACTGCTAGAAGAAAAACGTCAGAATAACAACGGGCTGCGCCAGCCAAACAGCATTGTGAAGTCAG ATGTGCGGCAAAGACTGGGAAAAAGACCTCATTCCCCAGAAGTTAAACCTCCAAGCAGTATCTCTGCTCCTCGTCGAGAACCAATATCAGATGTGCACAGCCGGTTGGGAATCCCCAAGCAGGATGTAAAAGGCCTCTACTCTGATACCAGAGAGAAGAAATCAG GTAATTTATGGACCCGATTAGGGTCTGCTCCGAAGACACAAGAAAAGACTTCAGATAAACCTGAGAACTCCGTGGCACCTCCAGAGGAAGATGATTCAGAGCTCCAGCGGGTTTGGGGTGCTCTcattaaggaaaaagaggagTCTCGGCAAAAAAAGAGTCGACTGGATAATTTACCTTCTCTACAGATTGAAATCAGCCGAGAAAGCAGTTCTGGATCAGATACTGAATCATGA
- the CRK gene encoding adapter molecule crk isoform X3 — protein MPLPACRQTWLHTSFRSWESCHSRFRSPPNDTAQLHRQTLASLTARNWLPQARTKHSSTNKAALERGSSTLGCPEGPLSTRKQVSPLPERCESAMRAAHTQLPSAPASPLKTHARPPHRAPTVPRAARRDDVTHPPRLPLAVTSGLNPTRFRIGDQEFDSLPSLLEFYKIHYLDTTTLIEPVSRSRQNSGVILRQEEVEYVRALFDFNGNDDEDLPFKKGDILKIRDKPEEQWWNAEDSEGKRGMIPVPYVEKCRPSSASVSTLTGGR, from the exons ATGCCGCTGCCTGCATGCAGACAAACCTGGCTTCACACGAGCTTCAGGAGCTGGGAATCGTGTCACTCGAGGTTCCGTTCGCCTCCTAACGACACGGCCCAGCTGCACAGACAAACCCTGGCCTCCCTCACAGCCCGCAACTGGCTACCTCAGGCCCGGACAAAGCACTCAAGCACGAACAAAGCGGCCCTGGAAAGGGGTAGCTCCACTCTCGGGTGCCCAGAGGGACCCCTCAGCACTCGCAAACAGGTCTCACCGCTACCAGAGCGCTGCGAAAGCGCCATGAGGGCAGCGCACACCCAGCTCCCCTCAGCGCCAGCAAGCCCCCTTAAAACGCATGCGCGGCCCCCCCACAGGGCGCCAACCGTCCCCAGGGCCGCGCGGAGAGATGACGTCACGCATCCCCCGCGTCTCCCGCTTGCGGTCACTTCCG gGTTGAATCCCACCAGATTTCGAATAGGTGACCAGGAGTTTGATTCTTTGCCATCTTTACTGGAATTCTACAAAATACACTATTTGGACACTACAACCTTGATAGAACCAGTTTCCCGATCCAGGCAGAATAGTGGCGTTATCCTCAGGCAGGAGGAAGTTGAGTATGTGCGTGCTCTCTTTGACTTTAATGGAAATGATGACGAAGATCTTCCATTTAAGAAAGGAGACATACTGAAAATCCGGGATAAACCTGAAGAGCAATGGTGGAATGCAGAAGACAGCGAAGGAAAGAGGGGAATGATACCTGTTCCTTACGTCGAGAAGTGTAGACCTTCCTCTGCTTCAGTATCTACTCTGACTGGAG